The genomic region CGGAGGCGAAGTACCGCACAGCCATAGCAGAGGAGTGACAAAATGATCGGACAATCCGTGAAGTTGACAACCATCCGCGGCATTGATGTCGGGGTTCACTATTCGTGGTTCATCATCTTTTTTCTCATCACGTTTTCGCTGACCGGTCGGTTTGCATCGGCGCACCCCCAGTGGACGGTAGCGGAGCATTATGCGGTCGGGATTCTAACGAGTCTCCTCTTCTTTTCCTCGATCCTCCTGCATGAACTGGCGCACAGTTTCGTCGCCCTGGCCAAAGGGATTCCCGTCCGTTCAATCACGCTATTCGTGTTCGGCGGCGTGGCGCAAATCGGGCGAGAGCCGGATCGTCCGCTGACGGAGTTCCAGATCGCGATCGCCGGACCGATGGCAAGCGCGCTGCTGGCTGCCGGCTTCTGGACGATCGCCTCTCTGGCCGGCGATGAGTTTGAACGGATCTCAGCGCTCGCCGGCTGGCTCGCGTCGATCAACCTGATGCTGGCGCTGTTCAATCTCGTGCCCGGCTTCCCGCTCGACGGGGGGCGGATCTTCCGGGCTATCCTCTGGCACTTTACCGGTAATCTGAGCAAGGCCACGCGTATTGCGGCAGGTATAGGCCAGACAGTGGGATATGCCTTTATGGTGATCGGCATCTGGACCGGCTTCACCGTGAATTGGTTCAACGGGATGTGGCTGGCGTTCATCGGGTGGTTTCTTCTGAACGCGGCGCAGGAGAGCGTCGTGCAAGTCAGCGTGCGCTCCGCGTTGACCGGGTTGGTGGCGGAAGATGTGATGACGACCGAATGCTCTACGGTGGCGGGGGAGCGGAGTCTGGGCGATCTGGTCGAAGAAGAAATCTTGCGCACCGGTAACCGATGCTTCCTGGTGGTGAACAACAAACAGGTGGAGGGACTGGTGACGCTCCATCAGGTGAAGGCAGTGCCGCGCGAACAGTGGAGCCGGACGCCGGTTTGCGAGGCCATGACCCCGTTGTCCAGGATGCAGGTCGTCGCCCCGGAGACTCCGGTGATGGAGGTGTTGCAGACGATGGAGGAGCGGGACGTCAATCAGGTCCCGGTTATGAGACAGGGTGAACTCTTCGGCATGATTACCCGCGACCACCTGTTGCGGGTGCTCGCGGCGCATGTGGAACTTGGAGAGCGTGAGACGGTCCGCATTGCCCGCCGGCCGGTGCTGCAAGCGTAGGTGGCGGAAAGAGAGTCCATGAAGACTGGGCAATGCCTGGCATCTGTGCATCCAGTTGTTTTCTACCTGTTATGAAGAGAGCCCATCGATGACAGCTCATCAACTTGGGAGGAGAGGCGGGTGGGCGGGCCGGATTGTCCGTCTTGTCTTGGCAGGCGGCATTGCCGCTCTGATCGTGGCTATCTTCACTCCATTCGTCTCGTCGCTCCTGTGGGCGGGAGTCCTCTGCTATGCCCTGTACCCGCTATACACCAGGCTGGTCCTGGCGACCCGCGGCCGCCGCACGTTGAGCGCGCTGGTGATGTGCCTCGTTCTCGCGGTCGGGGTCATCGCACCTTTAGCGTACCTGTCTCTGCTCGTTGCGGAGGACCTGACGGAGGCCTATCGGACTGTGATTGCATCCATGCGAGAAGGGGACCAGTT from Nitrospira sp. harbors:
- a CDS encoding site-2 protease family protein, translating into MIGQSVKLTTIRGIDVGVHYSWFIIFFLITFSLTGRFASAHPQWTVAEHYAVGILTSLLFFSSILLHELAHSFVALAKGIPVRSITLFVFGGVAQIGREPDRPLTEFQIAIAGPMASALLAAGFWTIASLAGDEFERISALAGWLASINLMLALFNLVPGFPLDGGRIFRAILWHFTGNLSKATRIAAGIGQTVGYAFMVIGIWTGFTVNWFNGMWLAFIGWFLLNAAQESVVQVSVRSALTGLVAEDVMTTECSTVAGERSLGDLVEEEILRTGNRCFLVVNNKQVEGLVTLHQVKAVPREQWSRTPVCEAMTPLSRMQVVAPETPVMEVLQTMEERDVNQVPVMRQGELFGMITRDHLLRVLAAHVELGERETVRIARRPVLQA